In Notamacropus eugenii isolate mMacEug1 chromosome 1, mMacEug1.pri_v2, whole genome shotgun sequence, one genomic interval encodes:
- the REXO4 gene encoding RNA exonuclease 4 has product MKVKAGLAKPSTGRAVAKPELVKKPDRKKQKKKKKKFWKKYPNAAAEASKKLESPDVRAARAALPPRGPQEFSHNWKALQELLKQKTPNPETSVPASLGNPRKQPKSYHQNGRSASKKEEHGDAELPKVAGKIGQSSSKASISLGSLNDTKVVPHKKRSETKDTGNGTETMKRKNGGLHQKIGDIKHEKRKAEELVPSPPTESDIWFDDVDPKDIEAAIGPEAAKIARMKLGLKEKNLSLVKERAFEGMTKAIAMDCEMVGAGPDGEENILARVSIVNQFGKCVYDKYVKPTEKVTDYRTDVSGIRPEDIKHGEEYQVVQKEVAEILKDRILVGHALHNDLKILLLDHPKKKIRDTQKYKPFRTQVKSGRPSLKLLTEKILGIRIQQSEHCSIQDAQAAMRLYVMVKKHWEGTIKDKYKPQKRENDKA; this is encoded by the exons ATGAAAGTGAAGGCCGGGCTCGCCAAACCTTCCACGGGCCGGGCTGTGGCCAAGCCGGAGCTTGTCAAGAAGCCCGATcggaaaaaacagaagaaaaagaagaagaaattctgGAAAAAGTACCCCAACGCGGCAGCAGAAGCTTCCAAGAAGCTAGAGAGCCCGGATGTCCGGGCGGCGCGGGCGGCGCTGCCCCCCAGGGGGCCGCAAGAATTTTCCCACAACTGGAAGGCCTTGCAGGAG CTGTTGAAACAAaaaactccaaatccagaaaCATCTGTTCCTGCCTCTCTGGGGAATCCCAGAAAACAACCCAAAAGCTACCACCAGAATGGCAGAAGTGCTTCTAAGAAGGAAGAACATGGTGATGCAGAACTACCGAAGGTGGCAGGCAAAATAGGCCAATCTTCCTCTAAGGCTTCTATTTCTTTAGGATCTTTGAATGACACAAAGGTTGTCCCTCATAAAAAGCGCAGTGAAACAAAGGACACAGGCAATGGAACTGaaactatgaaaagaaaaaatggtggCCTTCACCAGAAAATAGGGGACATCAAGCATGAAAAGAGGAAAGCAGAAGAATTAGTTCCTTCTCCACCCACAGA atCAGACATCTGGTTTGATGATGTAGATCCTAAGGATATTGAAGCTGCCATTGGTCCAGAAGCTGCAAAAATAGCTAGAATGAAACTGggtctgaaggaaaaaaatctgtctcTGGTGAAAGAAAGGGCATTTGAAGG CATGACCAAAGCCATAGCTATGGATTGTGAGATGGTGGGAGCAGGGCcagatggggaagaaaacatcCTTGCCCGAGTGTCCATCGTGAACCAGTTTGGGAAGTGTGTTTATGACAAGTACGTCAAGCCAACAGAGAAAGTGACTGATTACCGAACAGATGTCAGTGGGATTCGGCCAGAGGACATCAAACATG GAGAAGAGTATCAAGTTGTCCAAAAGGAGGTGGCAGAGATTCTGAAGGACAGGATTCTAGTTGGACATGCCCTGCATAATGACTTAAAG ATTCTACTTCTTGATCATCCCAAAAAGAAGATACGTGACACCCAGAAATATAAACCTTTCAGGACACAAGTAAAG AGTGGAAGACCATCTCTGAAACTGCTCACTGAAAAAATTCTTGGTATCAGAATACAGCAGTCAGAACACTGTTCG ATTCAAGATGCCCAGGCAGCAATGAGGCTTTATGTAATGGTGAAAAAACATTGGGAAGGAACCATCAAAGACAAATATAAaccacaaaagagagaaaatgacaaagcCTAA